One window from the genome of Apium graveolens cultivar Ventura unplaced genomic scaffold, ASM990537v1 ctg4977, whole genome shotgun sequence encodes:
- the LOC141702380 gene encoding agamous-like MADS-box protein AGL61, translating to MTVCELNFHLTQIFNELEGERKRGEALDDMRQASQSQFWWESPVEKMGFDELQQLKECMEGLKKNVNNQANSILIENANSNLPPFGFNGHRAFNQFEPKPNQIDPASHVPGYGYGNGYFGLSNFAA from the coding sequence ATGACTGTTTGCGAGCTGAACTTCCATCTCACACAGATTTTCAATGAACTAGAGGGTGAGAGGAAGAGAGGAGAGGCACTTGATGACATGAGGCAAGCTAGCCAGAGCCAGTTTTGGTGGGAATCTCCAGTCGAAAAGATGGGATTTGATGAGCTTCAACAATTGAAGGAATGCATGGAAGGGTTGAAGAAAAATGTGAACAATCAAGCTAATAGCATCTTGATTGAGAATGCAAATTCTAATTTGCCACCTTTTGGTTTTAATGGACACAGGGCCTTTAATCAGTTTGAACCTAAGCCTAATCAGATTGATCCTGCTTCTCATGTCCCTGGTTACGGATATGGTAATGGTTATTTTGGTCTGAGCAACTTTGCTGCGTAA